The Streptomyces rimosus genomic interval AACAACCCTCCTTGACGAGCCGTTCGGATCCGTCATTAGACTCTTGACGCCGGTGCAGCACACGCGGTTGCTGTACCACCGAGTTCACCGGGGGCAGAAGACATGAGCGGTATGAGCGGCGCGGGCAATGAGCGGCAGATCCAGGAAGAGGATCTGATGGACGTGGCCCAGGATCGCGAACAGGCGCACCGGCTGCGCAAGGCCCTGCAGACGCTGGCCACCAACCCCAATGTCGGCGGAAAGCTCCAGGAGATGGCCCAGGAGGTGCTCTCCGGGCGGATCGGCATGAAGGACGCCATCCAGTCCGAGGAGTACATGGGCGCGATCGGCGACCGCATGAACGAAATGCGGCGGGCGGCCGAGAACCAGACCCAGGCCGAGCGGGAGGCGTCCCGCGAGCAGTTCGCGAAGTGGCAGAAGGAGCAGGAGGAGCAGGAGGCCCAGGAACGCGCCGAGCGCGACGGCCCCTCGGGCGCCATCGTGACCGGACGGCGGGGCGGCCGGGGCGGCGCCAGCCACCGCAACTGAGCCGCGATCCCGGCTGTTCCAAGCCGGGCGCGCGCCTTTTGCTCCCGTGCACGGCGGCCCGTACGCCGTGCACGGGATTCCTCTCGGGTACGGGCTTGCGACACCTTCGACGGCTTCGGCCCCGATTCACACCTTGTATTCCCGCTCGTCCGCCGCACGGCCGACGAATGATCGCGTACGCCGGTATCCGATCGACTCCGAACGGCACTTGCCGGTTCGCATCGAGTTCTCGACCGGCATTGCTATCGTGCGCGGTCGCGTGCCGGAGAAGCGCACGCGGGAGAGAGCGGAGCAAAATGCCACAAATTCGGGTGCTCAGTAAGGGCGCGCGGATCACGGCGGGCGCCTTGTGCCTGCTTTTCCTTCTGCACACCCTGTACTGGCTGGGACACGATCTTGTATCGACCGGTCCCGGCCCGCTGTGGGATTTGTGGACCGGCGGCACTTCGGTGAGCGGCGGCCGTGGTCCGGGCTCCGGTGGCGTCACGGACGACGGCTATCCGGTCTCGACTCCGTACGAGGTGGGTCTCGCCCTGGTGCAGGGAGCCGCCGTGGTCACCGCGTTCGCCGGGAGGCGGGTGGCCGGCGGCCTGCTGGCGGTGGCGACGGTGCTGACGCTCTCCCTGCGCGTACAGGCCATCGTCAGCACCGGCAGCCACACCTCGACCAACCGCTGGTTCGTCGGCCTGGAGGGCGGCTACAGCAGCGACTCGACCTTCGGGGCAGTCTTCCTCTCGTCGGGTGCGCTGGTGCCGCTGACGCTCATCGCGGCCGTCGTACTGCTGGCCGGCATGCGCACCTGGCCGCGGCCTGGGGCAGACGCCGGTCCGCCCCCGACGCGCCCCGCCGCGCCGGCGGGCCCGGTGTCCGCCATCGCGCTGGGCGCGTCCGCGCTGCTCTGGGTGATCTGGATCTGCTACGTCATGGCGCAGTCCCTCGGCAGCGGGGACGGAGTCCCGCTGGACGTCATCTTCACCGGCCGTGGCCTGCTCGTCAGCCTGCTGGGACTGGCGCCCGGCTGGGTCTGGGCGACCTTCCTGCCGCTGGCCGCGGTCGGCGCACTGCTGGCCGCCACCCGCCGGGTCTCCGCGCGCGGCTTCGCCATCGGCACGGCGCTGGTGGTGCTGCCGGTCAGCTTCCTGGACATGTGCGCCTACCTCCGTACGGGAACGCTCTTCGCCCTGGGTGACTTCGCGCCCTTCGGGGCGCTGCTGAGCCGGGCGCAGATGCTGGTGCATCTGGTCGGTTCGATCGCGGTGCTCGCACTGATGGGGCGGCGCGGGGAGCCGACCCGGCCGGGAATGCCCGGGATGCCGGGGCCGGGTCTGCCGGGCTACGCGGTTCCCGGGGCACCGGGGTTCGCGGGCGCTCCCGCGTACGGGAAGCCGGGCGGGCCGGTGCCTGGTGCGGCGGGGCCTGGCGCACCAATGCCCGGCGGGCCGGTGCCCGGTGCGCCGATGCCTGGCGGATACGGCGGGTACCAGCAGCCTCCGGTCGGCCCGGCGCCGGGCGGCTATCCGGGGCCCGCAGGACCTCCGCCCGCAGGCCCTCCGGCACCCGGTGGTTACCCGCCGCCGCAGGGCGGTTTCGGTCCGCCGCCCACCGGCTGACCTGGGGCTCCGCGGGCGACGGCGGCGGTGTCAGTGCCGGATCGTAGGATCGGCCCGAGTCGGAGAACCGAGGACGGGGGCACGGGGAGCAGCGGGGCAAGGGAAGCACGGAACGCGCAGGCGTCCGAAGCGGCGCGGGAAGCAGGAATCGCGCGGGCGGCGGACGCGGCGCGGACAACGGGAGCAACACGATCGGCGAAGATCGGCACAGCAGGACGGCCGGTCGGCACATACGCCGATCCACGACGGTAAAGGGCGAAGAATTCATGGGGGACGAGGAATTCATGAACGCCTCGGACGAGGAGCGCGGCGGTGCGGTGGGATATGCGCCCCACCCGCACATCGGCGGCCGTACCGCCGTGCTGCGCGCGCTCGCCGCGTGGCGCATGCAGTGGCCCGGCGCGCCGCGCGTCGTCGTGCTCACCGGGAGCCCCGGCAGCGGCCGTTCGCGCCTGATGACCGGCTTCCTCATGCTGTGCGACCCGGAGTACCGCAAGCGGCTGCCGCTGGACGACCTGGACCCGACGATCGTGCCGCCGGACCTGCCCGCGCCCGCCGTGCCGGATCCCCGGGGGCTCACCTCGGACCAGCTCCTGTGGACCCTCGCCGACCACTACGGCCTGGACGCCACCCGCACCGCCGACATCGTCCCCGAACTCGCCGCCGGTGACCCGGTCATGGTCGTCGTTCCGGACGTCGACCGGGCCGGGCCGGTGCGTGCCGCCGATGAACCCGCCCGTCTGGTGCGGGACGTACTGAAGCCGCTCGCGGCGACCGGGACCGTCCATCTGCTCGCCGACGTGCCGCGGGAGCTGGCCGCGGAGGTGATCGAGTCGCTGCCTGCCGGGCAGGGCCAGGTCATCGATCTGGACGAGCCACGCTGGGCCGACCCGGCGGGGCTGGTCCTCCAGGTCGAAACGTCGCTCGACCCGAGGTTCGGGGCCCCGGCACTGCCGTACACCGAAGATCCAAGCGCGCGCCGGGCGCTCGCCGAGGCCATCGCGGAGCGCGCCAACGGCAGCCGGCTGACCGCGCAGCTCGCCGTGCAGTGCATCCTCATGCGGCCCGAGGGCTTCGACCCGGCCGACACCTCGCTGCTGCCGGGAAACGCAGGCGAGGCCCTGGACTGGCACGCTCGGCGGCTCGGCGCCGACCCGCAGACGCTGCGACTGATGCTGACCCCGCCGGCCCTCGCCGAGGGGGACGGACTGCCCATCGAGCTGTGGGGCGCCCTGGCGAACGCCGTCGCCGGGCGCGACATGAGCCGTGAGATCGCGGACGGGATGCTGCTCGCAGGCCCGTTCGTGGAGCCGGTGGAGATGCCGGCGCAGGGCGCGCCTGCGGAGCAGGACGGTGAGGCCGTCGGCAGTCGTACGCTGCTGCGTCTCGTCCACCCCGGTGTCGCCGACGCCATACGGGCGGGTCTGGCCGACGTGCGGGACGCGCAGACCCGTATCGCCATGGCGCTGCTGGAAGCCGTACCGCAGCAGGACTGGTCCCGGGCCGACCCGTACGTCCGCGACCACCTCGCCGCGCACACCCTGGCCGCCGGTCTGCTGCCACAACTGCTCACCGACCCCGCCCTGTTCGCGCACGCCGACCCGGTGACGCTGCGGGCGGCCGTCGAGGCCGTCCCTTACGACGCCCTGGGCGCTCCGGCCCGTACGTACCTGCGCACGGCCCCGCTCCTCACCCGCTCCCAGGCGCCGGTCGGCATGCGCGCCGCGCTCCTGGAGACGGCCTTCGTCGAGGACGGCCTCGGTCCATACGCCGACGCTCTGCACGCGCTCGACCTGGACCTGCCGTGGCGCACCCTGTGGAGCGAGCCATTGCCCGGCGCCACCGACGTCACGGTCGGCAGCCTGCCGCAGGCTCCGGCCGACGGGGCGGGGACCGCGGGTCCCGCGGACGGCGGCCAGGAGAGCGATGCGGGTGCCCCGGCCTCCCCCGCGCTGCCGGTCGCCGTCGTCCTCGTCCCCGAGGGCACCCCTGGCTCGCGTACGGTCCCGGCCGGCGACGCGGGGACGGGCGGCACCGCCGTACTCGTCCACCCGCTGCTGAGCCCGGGATACGTGGACGCCGACCCGGCGCTGATCCTGCGCCCGTCGGAGGACATACGGGCTGCCGCACCGCTCGCGCTGAGCCGCGGTGCCGACTACGTCCGGGTGTGGGACCGGCGACGTCGGACGGTGGTGGCCGCCCTGATCAGCGACACTCCCTTCACGGGAGCCGACCTGTCGCCCGACGGCGTGCTCGTCGTCGCCACGGCGCGCGGCGTGAAGGCGTTGCGGATACCGCTGCCGGAGCCGGTATCCCTGCCGGAACCGGCAGGGGGCGCCGCCGCCACGGACACCGCCGCGCCCGGCGTCTCCGTACCGGCTCCCGCCGCGCCCTCCGACCCCGTCCACCCAGCCGACACCCCCGCCGGCCCGCACGGCCGCGAAGGAGACCGTTCGTGATCACCCAGGCGCAGGCCCAGGCCACCGCCGACCGCTGGCTCAACCCCGAGGGGCACCAGGGCCCGCCGCGCCAGGTCGGCATGCAGGAGTTCGACCTCGGCTGGGTGGTGTGGGCCGTTCCGCCGCCGCCCGAGGTCGATCCGGTGACCGGTCAGCGCCGGCCGCCGGCCGAGGTGGGGGCCGCCTGCGGCGTCGTCGACCGGGCCAGCGGTGAGCTGACGGTCTGGCCGTCCGTACCGGTCGACGAGGTCGTACGGATGTACCAGCAGAAGCACGGCGCGGGCGGCGCCCCGGCCCCCGCCGAGCCGCCGGTCACCGGCCCCGGCAACACCGCCGTCGCCACCTACCGCGACCCGGCGAGCGGTGAGGAGACCAACCTCGTGCGGGTCTCCGGCCCCGGCCTGCCGCCCGCCGAGTACCAACTCGCGGACGAGCTGCGGCGCATCGGCGTACGCGGCGAGGACGTGAGCGCCGTCCACACCGACCTCCGCCCGGCGCTGCTCCCCGGCGGCTATACGGGCGACTTCGTCTTCCGCGCCTTCCCGAACGCCCGGTTCTCCTGCACCGAGGGCTACGGCATGGCGCCCGAGCAGCGCGCCGAGGGCGTCGCCGGGCTGCTGCGGCACGTCGAGATGATGCACCAGCTCGCCGGACAGCAGCCGCCGCCGCGCCCGCACCGCCTGCCGGTCCCGTCGCCCGACAGCGTGCCGCGCGCCGAGCCCGTTCGGGACGTGGCGCTCGGCAAGCAGCTCGCCGAGGTCTTCGGCCCGCAGGGCGTGCTGCGTCCGGACGCCGACGACATCGCGAACACCCGGCTGCCCGAGGCCGCCAAGAAGACGCTGACCTGGGCCGGGCTGCCCGTGGAGGTGCCGTACTTCTTCACCGCCGACCAGCCGGACCGGGCGCCGGCCGGCGGCCTGTTCACGGACGCGGCGACGCATCTGCGCGCGATCGGCACCGAGGCCACCGAGGAGACGCTCGGCAACCTGGCGGGCCATGTCCGTATCGGCACGGACGGCAGCTATGTGATCACCGTCCAGTGCACGGCACCGGAGGACAGCCAGGCCCTGATCGGCGCCGTGTGGGCGGTCCAGCCGTCCACGGGCGGCGGCCGGCTCGTCAACGCCTCCCTCGCCGCGTTCCTGCGGTCGCTGGTCCTGCTGACGACCACCCGGCAGCAGATGCGGGGCATGGACCCGCGCGCGGCGGGGGCGGCGGTCGCCGCCTTCCAGGAGCAGTTGGTCGCGATCGACGCGTGGTCCCTGGACAGCGACAAGAACTGGTGGTCTCTGATCGTCGAGCAGATGTGGCACGGCCTGTTCTGACCGTTCACGGCTTGCCCTGGCCGCTTTCGTCACCGCCGACCGGAACACCACGCATGCGTTCCGGTCGGCGGCCGTCCGCTCAGGGCAACAGCAGCCAGTCTGCGGCGAGGGCCGCCGCCAGCCCGACACCCAGCAGCCAGCTGCCCAGCCGCGTACGCCCGTTCCGGCTCAGCTCGATCACGATCCCGCACAGGATCAGCGCGGCCCCGTACACCCCCACGACCAGGACCGACGTGCGGCTCGCGAGACGCACCACGAGCACCACGGCCATCGCCGCCATGAGCACGGAGGCCAGGACGATGCGCACCCGGCGGGCCTGACGGGGCGTCAGCTTCCCGAGGCGGCCGGGCAGGGGCTGTTCATCGGCGGGTGCGTCCATGAGCGGGAATGGTACGGGACGGCTGTTCGGGTTCGTAGGGGCTCCCGGGCGGCGCACGTGGCACCGTACGGAACTTCCCCGACCACTACGGAACACCCCGTACCGCTTCGGGACAGTTCACTTCGTTCCGGAACAGTTCACTTGGGTCCGGAGGCGTTCGCTCCGCTACGTGAAGAAGAGCACCGCCCCGGACAGCACCGCGCCGATCAGCCCCGCGGCCATCACGCCCACCATCAGCGTCCGCAGCACCCCGGCACCGACCGACCGCCAGGCGTCGTCGAAGGACGGGGCGCCCCGGAACCGGTAGCCGGTCACGGTGCAGAGCACGCCGAGGACCAGGACGACCAGGCCGCCGCAGAGGCACAGCACCCCGTTGGCGAGCCGGTTCCAGCTGTGCTGCACATAGCTGGAGCGGCCGACCTGGCGGACCTCGATCAGGTCGCCCTCCTTGAACTTGTGCCAGGAGTCGACGCTGGCGTTCAGGTCCTTGGTCCGGCCGTCGTCCGAACGGAACGTGCCGTAGCACTGGATGTCGCGCGTACGGTTCCCGGAGTGCTGCTTGTTCGCGTAGTGGTAGTCGGTGGCGCACGCCTCCACCGTGATCTTGCCGGGGCTGCCGTCCACCCACACCGAATACGGGCCCACGTAGACGCCGACCGCGATCAGCAGGAGCCCGGCCAGGGAAACACCGACACCGATCAGCCGCCCCAGACCACGGTTCACCCCGTCCCGCACACCCGGCACGTTGTTCCCACTGGACGCATGGGACGCGCCTGACCTGGTGTGTTCCGACTGTGCTGCCATGGTCAGCGATCCTTTCCAGGGGCGTGCGGAGGAGCGGGACGAGCGAAGCGCGCAGCGGCATGCGGAACATGCCGACGCGTGCCGGGTGTACGGGCTTCTGCGACGTGCCCGAGCCTACGGCCCGTACGCACCCGCCCGGTCGGCCAGGCGGCCCGCAGTGTCACCCGTAATGCTGCAAAAAGAGAAAGACGGCTGCACCAAGGATGCCCATCCCGGCGACGGACAGCAGCAGCGGGCGCAGCACGAACCCGCCGGGCAGCCCCTCCCAGCTGTCCGCGAACGAACGCCCCCAGCGCGCGCCGAAGCCGGTCAGCAGGCAGAACGCGCCTGCCGCGAGCATCGGCAGCGCGACCGCCACCCCGGCGAGGTTGCCCCAGGCATACTTCCACCCGGCGGCCACGTACGTTCCTCCGTCCCCGGCCTGGACGGGGACCCGGGTACCCGGCGGGTACACCGCGTCGGGGTGGAAGGTACCGAATGGATTGACACCGCCGGTACCGGAGGCGCTGCCGCGGTCATCGCTGTCGCCGTTCCGAGCGGGGTGGAAGGCGCCGGTGCAGCTGATCGTTCTGCCCGCATGGCGGCTGCCGGCGGCCGGGTAGCGCTCGTGACACTCCTCGACCGTGTACGTGCCGTGGGTACCCGCGACCCCGGCGGCGAGAGCCGCCTGCTTGGCCGAGATCACACCGACCATCACCCCCAGCACCAGCAGGACGAGCCCGACGGCGCACCCCAGCACGTAGCGGGCGGCGTTACGGCGGCTGGTCACCGCCGCCAGCCCCCGGCGCAGCACCCCGAGCGAGGCCGGCAGCCCGCGGCGATCTGTCGCAGACCTCATCGGACGATCCCGTCCACCAGCAGCGCGGCTCCGGCACCGAGAGCGGCCAGCCCGCCGACCCCGACCAGGACGTAACGGACCACCACTCCCCCAGGCACACGGCGCCATGCCTCCCGGAACCCCGGGCCGCGGCGACCGCCGAATCCGGTCAGCAGGCAGAACAGACCCGCCACGACCGCACACACCGCGACACAGACGATCGCCAGGCTCCGCCAGATCCACTGCTCGTCGATCATGACGAACCTGTAGTCCGTCTTCTGGATCCCCAGTTCCGTGCCCGGCTCGAATTTGGCCGGGGTCTCGACCGTCGCGTCCTCCACGACTGCGCCGCCCCGGTCGGCGCGGAAGGTGCCCGTACAGGTGTCGACGGGCCGCGCGTGCCGGTGCCGGGACGACCCGACGTGCTCGAACTGCGTACGGCACTCCCGGACGGTCAGCGTGCCGGCGTCGCCCTTGTGGCCGTTGGGGTAACCCATGTCCGCGGCAGTCACCCCGCCGAAGAACACCCCGGCAAGGACGAGACCGGCACCGACGACCCTGCCCGCGGAAGAGCGCCATCGGGCCGGGGAGCGCGGACGTGTGAAGGGCTGCGTTGGCATGGAGGCACCGTGTTGCTGTGGAGGACAGTTCATGAGTGCGGGGCAGTTGGGGCGGCTGCTCGGTGCTGGTACGGCCGGAGCCGCGGACCGGACGGTGAGCCGGGGACAGGGGCCGGACCACCGGACGGTTGCATGGCCGGGGTGGCAGGATCGACCGCGAAGCCGGGGCGACCGGACGGAACGCGAGGCCGGGTGGGCCGGTGATCCGCGCCATCCGTACGACCGGGCAGGGCGCACGGTGGCCGCCCCATGCGGCCTGTGCGCCGCGTACTCCGAGGCGCACCACCGCTTGACCGGGCAGGTACCGAAACTTAACCACCTCTTTCCCCGTCCGCACCACTCCCCTCCCGCCCCGCATTCCGACGGCCATCAACACCCACCCCGGGCAATCCCCCAAATTTCGATCCGCATTCGAGCGGATTCACCGAACCCCTCGCCCTCCAACCACCCTTCATCAACGCCCCGTTGTCCCCACTTTCACCACCGCTGTCCCCTCGCTGAGCGCCGCCGTCAACCCGGCGGCCGCCCCCATGGGCCGCCTTGACATGCCTGCGTTAAGAGCGCATAAAGTGGCCACGCTGGACGTGTCGAGAGTGAAACGCGCCAAGCACGAATGACAGGGCAATGACGGGGGCTGTGATGGCGGACAAGGCATTCGACGTAGATCCCGACGTGCTGCGCACACAGGGTCACGCGTTCGTGAACATCGGCACGGAGTTCGCCAAGGCGGCCAAGAAACTGAAGGACGACCTGGAGGGCCTCGGAAAGCCCTGGGAGGACGCGGACTTCGGCGCCGTCTTCGACACCATCTACACACCGATCCGCGACGGCATGTTCGAGTCAATGGATTCCCTGGGCGAACGCCTCGAAGACATCGGCGACAAACTCCAGGGCATGGCCCGAACGTACGCAGCGTCCGACGAACAGGGCGTGCACGTCGTCAGCTCGGTCCAGCGTCCCGCCATTTGAGGCACCCGACTGACGGGCAGCCCGCACCGTACGGGCCGCACGAGGCCGCCCCGCACGGCCCACCCGGCCAGCCGCTCCCGCCCCCGCCTGGGGCCCGCTGCCCGCGCCCGCCCCTCGCCACGCCCTGATCCGCACCAACGCCAAGCTCAAGAACGACACTCCAGCCGCGCACGGCTGCTACCGCACGGGGGACGATCACTGTGTCACTGACACTGCCGAGCGAGGTCGCCTGGGTCCTCGGACTCCTCGGATACGACTGGCCGGAGGCCGACGAGGACGCGCTCTTCAAATGCGCCGAAACCTGGCGCACCTTCGCCACCCAGGTCGAGCAGGCGGCCTCGCAGGGCGGGTCGGCAGCAAATGAGGTGGTCGCGGCCAATACGGGCGAAGCGGTCGAAGGATTCACCAAGGAATGGGGCGCTTTCTCCGGCAGCTCCGGATCCGACCATTACCTGCGCGATGCCCAACTGGCCGCCGAAGTCATCGCCCTGGCCTTCGACACGGCGGCCATCGCCGTACTCACCGGCAAGATCGCGATCATCGCCCAGCTCGTCGTGCTCGCTGTGGAACTCATCGCCGCACAGGCCGCCGCCCCGTTCACGTTCGGCCTTTCCGAAGCCGGCGCGGCGGGCGCCACACAGCTCACCCGCATCGCCGTCCGCGAAATCCTGAACAAGATCAAACAAGAGGTCGTCCAGGCCGCCACCAAGGCCATGGAACACGCGACGATGGACGCCATCAAGAAGATGGCGAAGAAGGCCGTGTCCAAGGAAGCCCGCCAGCTGGCGCTGGACTACGCCAAGAAGACGGTCAAGGACACGGTCAAGGAGACCGTCAAGGACAAGGTCGTCGAAGAGGGCAAAGCAAAGGCCACCGAAGCCGCCACGGAGATGGGGCAGAACGTCGCCCAGCAGGGCATCGAGAACCATTTCGGCGC includes:
- a CDS encoding SUKH-4 family immunity protein, with the translated sequence MITQAQAQATADRWLNPEGHQGPPRQVGMQEFDLGWVVWAVPPPPEVDPVTGQRRPPAEVGAACGVVDRASGELTVWPSVPVDEVVRMYQQKHGAGGAPAPAEPPVTGPGNTAVATYRDPASGEETNLVRVSGPGLPPAEYQLADELRRIGVRGEDVSAVHTDLRPALLPGGYTGDFVFRAFPNARFSCTEGYGMAPEQRAEGVAGLLRHVEMMHQLAGQQPPPRPHRLPVPSPDSVPRAEPVRDVALGKQLAEVFGPQGVLRPDADDIANTRLPEAAKKTLTWAGLPVEVPYFFTADQPDRAPAGGLFTDAATHLRAIGTEATEETLGNLAGHVRIGTDGSYVITVQCTAPEDSQALIGAVWAVQPSTGGGRLVNASLAAFLRSLVLLTTTRQQMRGMDPRAAGAAVAAFQEQLVAIDAWSLDSDKNWWSLIVEQMWHGLF
- a CDS encoding WXG100 family type VII secretion target — protein: MADKAFDVDPDVLRTQGHAFVNIGTEFAKAAKKLKDDLEGLGKPWEDADFGAVFDTIYTPIRDGMFESMDSLGERLEDIGDKLQGMARTYAASDEQGVHVVSSVQRPAI
- a CDS encoding WXG100-like domain-containing protein, giving the protein MSLTLPSEVAWVLGLLGYDWPEADEDALFKCAETWRTFATQVEQAASQGGSAANEVVAANTGEAVEGFTKEWGAFSGSSGSDHYLRDAQLAAEVIALAFDTAAIAVLTGKIAIIAQLVVLAVELIAAQAAAPFTFGLSEAGAAGATQLTRIAVREILNKIKQEVVQAATKAMEHATMDAIKKMAKKAVSKEARQLALDYAKKTVKDTVKETVKDKVVEEGKAKATEAATEMGQNVAQQGIENHFGARDGMDWGETADIGKEKAGEYVDGLKEGAQSLADPQTYVDHAKEDLTNRGLDSAQKHVDNRTGGAATRHQDVTDGAKDSVRAVFG